From the genome of Anopheles moucheti chromosome 3, idAnoMoucSN_F20_07, whole genome shotgun sequence, one region includes:
- the LOC128301058 gene encoding mucin-5AC, with protein MTSTTIAAVVAPSAPTLVAPTTTAPCRSSVPVVSIRSVDLPNTAGDGIGGNTSGGRLIRRKEFLSETNRTTSLKTLSCDLSEILVKNLSLRRSETSERRPHADTLDVLSAASSGTVQQHSQCSIITAGSGGTDCVGSSSGSSVCAVDSGSRTQGTLCDTFTSVNKFIRLKRVSSDGNNLSRLSAVVTTNAGGGANYTKIVDQPVPGKPPPGSFKRVEISVCERAPSKKPFGHSAQPTVCESESDSGEEEESSNELSKGGVVRKSVIVNQLDQVDEHCPLLVVDEDGRAPTIALQKKKTTLVFTRKKVPEGTSSATATIARRSSDRDLTSSATGSACGASKVLLRRRVRLSGDWLGKSVETSEKREVKRRSLQWPIGVSSAAGSSDNRTAQFSDVLECGRRSSGTTPNKFRHSWNAPGYDILEEESGLGGKGEHLGKDFASIIHNLAGLRSHHLANGTHESVSLLEQHSPQIVPSRATRPTSLGGSGQGLRRGPTSWIQSSPLVPTSGVGTVGMVSGVAGGGNGESSPHTGALSGGPVPRKRRFEAFLKNLVWWPSKEPPPAAPPPPPPPLLSSPEIKISKSPSEQNLAEITRSRLNISTTSLSSVHQKLWSVVPLLKRDVSCNSLASPKTTPLLLDGQMASSGECTGGPGLLTIGGLKGTGGPGGLRKCETVLALTNATSQTLEPIRPLNRLRNCASVATCSRCSSLLSLAAAGSRYSLNASNGAFVPVSSGGSHDENDPPDVPKPKKASLDGVSKRKYVGNLLRLTTTSCSSSSSSSGASSPSSSATPSSSSSGASSPSPNSATGSPAGASVSSKTVMFAPSPTQQLVPVSPINSSSTLTTTKALTPTIKFTCKLCLGEFSAENLTRITQCACSFCTECMTAYIEFEISEGAYEVSCPDAMCPAQGIITIAEITALASSSLVEKHHRYRLNREVELDRFRTWCPKAGCETICLVGATEQQAGQAGTNQTGSTVCTDRIVPLSPSSSSMPSPCAVHCPTCREDFCSGCKKTWHPTMSCEENSRRLAVDGQTDALGIPFDNDLIKCCPMCTVPIEKDEGCAQMMCKRCKHVFCWYCLASLDDDFLLRHYDKGPCKNKLGHSRASVVWHRAQVIGIFAGFGILLLVASPLLLLAAPCIVCCKCRICSGAAKLEETEVDYDDAAVALHSTSGLQR; from the exons ATGACATCTACAACTATCGCAGCCGTTGTTGCACCGTCAGCGCCAACGCTGGTGGCACCCACTACCACAGCACCGTGTCGTTCTTCCGTACCCGTGGTTTCGATTCGCAGTGTTGATCTACCGAACACCGCTGGCGACGGTATAGGAGGCAATACCAGTGGGGGTCGCTTGATACGCAGAAAGGAGTTTCTATCCGAGACAAACCGTACAACATCGCTGAAAACACTGTCGTGTGATTTGAGTGAGATACTGGTGAAAAATCTAAGCTTGAGACGCAGTGAAACATCCGAACGGCGCCCGCACGCGGACACACTCGACGTGCTGTCGGCAGCGTCGTCAGGTACGGTGCAGCAACACTCACAGTGCAGCATCATCACTGCAGGAAGTGGTGGCACCGACTGTGttggtagtagtagtggttCCAGCGTTTGCGCGGTTGATAGTGGCAGCCGTACGCAAGGTACGCTGTGCGATACGTTCACGTCGGTGAACAAGTTCATTCGGTTGAAACGCGTTTCGAGTGATGGTAACAATCTGAGCCGGCTGTCCGCGGTAGTCACGACGAATGCCGGCGGTGGTGCGAACTATACCAAAATCGTAGACCAGCCTGTGCCGGGCAAACCGCCGCCCGGGTCTTTTAAGCGGGTGGAAATAAGTGTGTGTGAACGAGCGCCCAGTAAGAAACCATTTGGCCACAGCGCTCAACCCACCGTGTGTGAATCTGAGTCCGATAGtggtgaagaagaagaaagtagCAACGAATTGTCGAAAGGCGGGGTAGTGCGCAAAAGTGTCATTGTGAACCAGCTCGATCAAGTGGACGAGCACTGTCCGCTGCTAGTGGTGGATGAAGATGGCCGTGCACCGACCATAGCACttcagaagaagaaaacgacCCTGGTATTTACGAGAAAAAAAGTTCCGGAAGGTACTAGTAGTGCGACAGCGACGATCGCCCGTAGATCGAGTGATCGCGATTTAACGTCATCCGCTACCGGTTCTGCGTGCGGTGCATCCAAAGTGCTTCTTCGTCGCCGTGTGCGATTAAGTGGGGATTGGTTGGGGAAAAGTGTAGAAACTAGTGAGAAACGGGAAGTGAAAAGGCGTAGCTTGCAGTGGCCAATCGGTGTATCGTCTGCTGCTGGTAGCAGTGATAACAGAACGGCACAGTTCAGCGACGTGCTCGAGTGTGGACGGCGAAGTAGTGGCACAACGCCAAACAAATTTCGTCACTCCTGGAACGCACCGGGATACGACATTCTCGAAGAAGAATCTGGCCTAGGAGGAAAGGGTGAACATTTAGGAAAG GATTTTGCCTCTATCATTCACAACCTGGCTGGGCTAAGGAGTCACCACCTTGCGAATGGGACACATGAGTCCGTGTCCCTGCTCGAGCAGCACTCGCCTCAGATTGTGCCGTCGAGGGCAACACGTCCTACCTCACTCGGGGGCTCCGGCCAGGGGCTCCGACGGGGTCCAACGAGCTGGATCCAATCGTCCCCGCTGGTGCCCACGAGTGGGGTAGGTACGGTAGGTATGGTCAGTGGTGTTGCCGGTGGTGGCAATGGCGAAAGCAGCCCGCACACCGGTGCACTGAGCGGTGGTCCGGTACCTCGCAAGCGGCGCTTTGAAGCATTTCTCAAGAATCTCGTCTGGTGGCCATCGAAAGAGCCACCACCGGcagcaccgccaccaccaccgccaccactgcTCAGCTCGCCGGAAATCAAAATCAGCAAGAGCCCGTCCGAGCAAAATCTTGCCGAAATAACGCGCAGCCGGTTGAACATCTCAACCACCTCGCTGTCATCCGTGCATCAGAAGCTGTGGTCGGTAGTGCCACTGCTGAAGCGAGACGTTAGCTGCAACAGTCTAGCGTCCCCGAAAACGACGCCTCTACTGCTGGATGGTCAGATGGCGTCCTCTGGCGAGTGTACCGGTGGTCCTGGATTGCTCACAATCGGTGGTCTGAAGGGTACCGGCGGTCCCGGCGGGTTGCGAAAGTGTGAAACCGTGCTGGCACTCACAAACGCAACCTCCCAAACGTTGGAACCGATACGGCCGCTTAATCGGCTGCGTAACTGCGCCTCGGTAGCAACCTGTTCCCGTTGTTCTAGTCTTCTTTCACTGGCCGCTGCTGGTTCGCGCTACTCGCTCAACGCCTCCAACGGTGCGTTCGTGCCCGTATCCTCCGGCGGGTCGCACGATGAAAACGACCCGCCTGATGtaccgaaaccgaaaaaagCTTCACTCGATGGCGTCTCGAAGCGGAAGTACGTGGGCAATCTGCTGCGGTTAACGACCACCAGCTGCTCCTCATCCAGCTCCTCCTCGGGCGCGTCGTCGCCCAGCTCATCAGCCACACCGTCGTCATCCTCGTCCGGGGCCTCGTCGCCGAGCCCAAACTCCGCAACCGGTAGTCCGGCCGGGGCATCTGTCTCGTCCAAAACCGTTATGTTTGCTCCTAGTCCCACGCAGCAGCTGGTACCGGTATCACcgatcaacagcagcagcacgctGACAACGACAAAGGCCTTAACGCCTACGATTAAGTTCACCTGCAAACTGTGCCTTGGAGAGTTCAGTGCCGAGAACCTGACACGTATCACGCAGTGTGCTTGCTCGTTCTGCACCGAG TGCATGACGGCCTACATCGAGTTTGAAATTTCCGAGGGTGCGTACGAAGTGTCCTGTCCGGATGCCATGTGTCCCGCCCAGGGTATCATAACGATTGCGGAAATAACCGCACTGGCATCATCGTCCCTGGTGGAGAAGCACCACCGTTATCGACTGAATAGAG AGGTAGAACTGGACCGATTCCGAACCTGGTGCCCAAAAGCGGGCTGTGAAACAATTTGTCTCGTCGGTGCAACGGAACAGCAGGCAGGCCAGGCAGGCACTAACCAAACCGGCTCCACGGTCTGTACCGATCGAATCGTGCCACTGTCACCATCGTCCTCCAGCATGCCGTCACCCTGTGCCGTACACTGTCCAACGTGTCGAGAGGATTTCTGTTCTGGCTGTAAGAAGACG TGGCATCCAACGATGTCTTGCGAGGAGAATTCGCGCCGCCTGGCGGTGGACGGCCAAACGGACGCTTTGGGCATCCCGTTCGACAATGATCTCATCAAATGCTGCCCGATGTGCACCGTCCCGATCGAGAAGGACGAGGGCTGCGCGCAGATGATGTGCAAACGCTGCAAACACGTCTTCTGCTGGTACTGTCTCGCTAGTCTGGAC GATGATTTCCTTCTCCGCCACTATGATAAAGGACcgtgcaaaaacaaactcgGCCATTCGCGTGCATCGGTCGTGTGGCACCGGGCACAGGTGATTGGAATATTTGCCGGGTTCGGcatactgctgctggtggctTCGCCGCTCCTTCTGCTGGCCGCTCCCTGTATCGTGTGCTGCAAGTGTCGCATCTGCAGCGGTGCGGCCAAGCTGGAAGAAACCGAGGTCGACTATGATGATGCGGCCGTCGCCCTTCACAGTACCAGCGGGCTGCAGCGATAA
- the LOC128301060 gene encoding replication factor C subunit 5, translating to MDTNVKSNLPWVEKYRPAKLTDLISHEEIIGTINKFIKEEQLPHLLFYGPPGTGKTSTILACARQLYKPQSFGSMVLELNASDDRGINIVRGQILDFASTKTIFKGGYKLIILDEADAMTNDAQNALRRIIEKYTENVRFCIICNYLSKIIPAIQSRCTRFRFAPLSPDQILPRLEHVIEAEGIDVTADGKKALMTLAGGDMRKVLNVLQSTWMAYKKVTEVNVYNCVGHPLKEDINDIIFWLLNEESFKTCYEKIQQLKTQKGLALEDILTEIHLVVNRLEIPPRVSSQLLINLASIEERLADGCVERPQIAALIAAFSKVRSLVV from the exons ATGGATACGAACGTAAAGTCTAACCTGCCATGGGTAGAGAAATACCGCCCTGCCAAACTTACGGACCTCATTTCGCACGAGGAAATCATTGGCACGA TCAACAAATTCATCAAGGAAGAACAGTTACCACATCTGTTGTTTTACGGGCCTCCGGGAACGGGCAAAACTAGTACCATTCTTGCCTGTGCCCGACAGCTGTACAAACCGCAATCCTTTGGTTCGATGGTGCTCGAACTGAATGCGTCCGACGATCGTGGCATCAACATAGTGCGTGGCCAAATTTTGGATTTCGCTTCTACGAAAACCATATTCAAGGGTGGATATAAGCTGATCATACTAGATGAAGCCGATGCCATGACTAATGACGCACAAAATGCGCTGAGGCGCATCATCGAAAAGTATACGGAAAATGTGCGATTCTGTATTATTTGCAACTACCTCAGCAAAATCATTCCGGCCATACAGTCGCGCTGTACACGGTTCCGCTTTGCACCACTGTCGCCTGATCAGATTCTCCCCCGATTAGAGCACGTTATCGAAGCGGAAGG aaTCGACGTGACTGCCGATGGCAAAAAGGCACTCATGACTCTAGCTGGTGGCGATATGCGAAAAGTGCTCAACGTCCTCCAAAGCACCTGGATGGCGTATAAAAAAGTGACGGAGGTGAATGTGTACAACTGCGTTGGGCATCCTCTAAAAGAGGACATCAATGACATTATATTCTGGCTGCTTAACGAGGAATCATTCAAAACATGCTATGAAA AAATCCAGCAACTTAAAACACAGAAAGGTTTGGCGTTGGAGGACATTCTCACGGAGATACATTTGGTCGTTAATCGATTGGAAATTCCACCACGAGTTTCCTCCCAGTTGCTAATCAATTTGGCATCGATCGAAGAACGGTTAGCGGATGGGTGCGTCGAAAGGCCTCAGATAGCAGCTCTAATAGCAGCGTTCAGCAAAGTACGCAGTTTAGTAGTTTAG